A stretch of DNA from Megalops cyprinoides isolate fMegCyp1 chromosome 17, fMegCyp1.pri, whole genome shotgun sequence:
tatttatgCGATGGTGCTTTCAAATTATGGTTTTACTTTAAGATGCATAGTAGCACGTTAACTCGCAGCGACCGTGGAATTGAAACAATTTGAAAGTTGTCTCCTCTTATTCTGGGCGATACTATAAACTACGGTGAACTGTTAGGAGCGACTCGTACTGCTTTCCTATCTCTGGAAAACGGCATTTACTGCTTGATCACTGTTAAGATAAGATTAGTAATTTACTGTCAATTCAGCTGATTGCTATCAAGGAAAAAGTCAATCCAGGAGTATCTTACTTTTCCGTGTAAACTCAAAACGACTCTCATTTTAAACAACCAATACCAAATTATCGTAATTGTAGATTTTGCACTATGTTTGCGTGTTTATGCAGCATACATTGAAAATTGTGTCTAGTTAGTATGAGGATCTCGGTATGGTGTCAATAAACCCCCTTGCCTTAAATCATTCCTCCAGGGTTATAAGGAACGACTCAAAGCACGGGGACTCGCTTTTCTGAGATTTCAGTAGCAATGAGCGGACTGCGCAAACCTGCTATCGTTGGACTCATACTGTTGATCTGCACTGCTGGATACTGCAAGGAGAACACTGTTCCCACGGACACAAGGGAAGACGATAGCCTTTTCGAGTGGATCATGGACATCGTGAGACATGCGAAGGAGCATCGGGGGAAGAGCGGAAACACATTGCAGTATACTTCGAAAACTCAAGACTACTCAATCGATCCAAAGGAAGTGCACGATTACAAGTCATATAATGAGGATCAAATTCTCGGTGAGCATACTCTTATCAACAGCTGGGCGTATCTATGGGTTCCAACAGATGGTTGTTTAACTTGTCAGCAAGTTATAAAGCAGCTTTACTTGCGGAGTCACTAGTTAGATAGGGAAAGTATTTTAAACTCTagtaaatgtcaaaatgtctaTATGTCCTATGCATTAATCGAATGGAATGCCAAACTTTTACGAATGAAGACAGTCGTTGAACAAGAATATCCTGTCGATCACACGACACcaagaaatgatttttttttcttttttttcagaaatcttTCCCAGAGATctgagaaagaaggaaaagttTATAATACACATAACAGGTAAGCCACCAGAAACTCTTCATGTGTGAAGCATAtaagtgtctgtgtatgtgggtCAGAAtgtggagtgggggtgggggctgcgGGGGGGTAGACAGACTGATCATCATCATCCACTCTTACACTTGCTTCTCCTGTCTTCCAGGTCCTCTGTACTTTAGTCCGAAATGCAGGAAACATGCATACAGGCTATACCATAATACCAGAGACTGCACAATACCAGCATGTAAGTACTTTGATCCTCTGCTGGAGAATGTAAATAAGAGAGAACGTGTCATTTATCATCACTTATCATTATTGTTTATTGGCTTGGCTTGAGCTTTCACAGTAATAGCATAAATCTTCTGCACAGGGAGCAGGTATGGTTGGTGCATTTCAGCATGTAATCTTATCACTCACACCATATcagttttgtaaatatatgGCATTAAACTGTAATGCTGGTGTCTGGACAACAAAATCAGATTAGTACTGTGTGTCTTCCTCTAATAATTTATGTGcatgggagggaggagggggtatATCACCATGCAGTAAAGTAAACAggcctttcttttttcagactACAAGAGATGTGCCCGTCTTCTCACGAGGTTAGCAGGGAGTCCGAGATGCACAGAGGGTTAGCTTTAACAGGTAAGAAAACACTCCTGTTTTAGACTGGGAATAACTGCAGTGAGAAACCACAGAACACATGTGAGACTGTAGATTTGTTtgatgtacatgtacacatccTGGTAGTTTTTAGTAGCAGTTTTTTCATTACTAGATCAAAACCGTTTAAATAAATTTATCAAAGGTAAGCCAGTCAGCCAGTGCCTCACCTGCTTCACAAAAAGCTGTGTATGCATGATTTAACTTTAATTATAAGTTCACTTCCATCTTCCATTTACAAGTCGAAGAACAGTAACTCTCCACCACCCAGGAAATATTTGGCCATTGCTACTGAATTGCAATAGGTTTAATTGCAGCACAAAAGATTTGCCTTTAGCATTTGTAATAAATACTTTGTGAATCTCCTCTTGTAAGAAAAATAAGGAAAGATGCTTTTGTGGAGCAAACAAAATGTCCTTCCCTAATTACCCGCGTGTAAAACGGAGAGGACGTAAATCACGAGCCTGTTCAACACCATGCATGTTCCGTGAATGCAGTGTCATATATCTGTCTCAAATTATGCTTGTAACACCACTTTCGTGGCACTTCCACGAGGAAAGAATTTCTAACTCAGCCAAATACAAAGTGCACTAAATTTCACTTCCTGTCTATTTTAGATTTCAGCAAAACCAGACATATTCAAGAACCAAGAAAAAAGTGCCTTGGAGAACCAGAGACCCACTGAACGCAGACCATTTATAACATCCGTCATACGCCATTGTGaacaaagatttattttttacaaaggAATGAATTACTTCCATAGACTTCTTGGTATGTTATCACCATGCGTCTTGACAAGGATAGCTTAATACTAATTCAGATGGTGCAgatgatgttttaaaaaaaaaaaaaaaaaagaaaaacaagaaaaaaataactaatgGGTTCTTGTCCTGCTGCCAAAAACAAACTAGGtcttatttttcagaaaaaaaagaaaagggatttttttaaaagcaacatttatgttaatgttaatgtctgACATGCCTTTCCGGGTTGTATTTTTGTTAACATTTACCATTGTTTCTTCTCAGCACTGGCTGTTACTTGACAAAAGGCTTTCTTGGACCACTGCAGTCACTCATTCCTAAATGCTGGGATCACACTGAAAccttttattaaattattaattgcATGACAATTTTCTTGCCTTTTGTCTTTGCAAGACATTTCTTAAGCAGAGACAATACAGTAGATTAAGTGCTGGTTACAGTTTactttctgtaaaatgaaaacagcatttctgtgaaACTCGGTTGAGTGTGGTACatagtatatttatatattcaagCTATTGTCATTTGTCTCTCTGTAcattaaatgtataaacattCCTGCTAGCGTgcaatatgtaaatattgtataaattaaatatatcaaCTATAAATTAAAGTGTTTGGCATACGATATCAACTTGGTgttgagaaaaaatatttaaatgaaatatatttaaataaattatacgaTTGGTACAAATATTAGAAGCTTTTTTCTTGACTTATGGTGTAAGGTTCTTGgtttgtgttttactgtttggGGTAAAAAGCAGAAGGTTCATAACTGACAATGAATATTTGTGCAGAGAGATCTGCCTGTTCACATTCCATTCAACTGTTTTAGGAGTTAACTTCACATGCAATCTTTGGTCTACATTGGAATTATAATGATGATTTCATACATACCTGTTACTATATTCCTATGACTCACTATGTCAGATGCATAAGCAGTGTTCTTGAACAGCTTGCTCTCAATTTAGCTGGTTAATCTATACAAAGATGAAatcaagattttatttaaatgacaaCAGATTCTTGTCACAGCTGAAATTAAATATCCAACAGCAGGACCTTCCAACCATTTCCTGatgcttcatttaaaatttagATTCTCCCTGTATGGGCATCCTgtcaattttaaaattatttgtaagTATAAACATCTGAAAAGTGTGGAAACAACCAGTTCTTCTCGTGAGCAGaatgacaatgaaaacatttgggAATGCCGTCCCACATAACCTTTGACAACATTAAGATGCCCCTGGCTCCTTTGACAGCATGCGCACCTACCAGCCCGAATACCCGCATGACTGCCTAATGATCTCTGAAAAATCACAGAAGAGAAGACTGACCCTGGCTATGGATCTAATGGAAAGTCAGTTTCAGTACAGTAGCACACTTACTTACTTGCAAATTTCTGCGGGTTCTATCAATGTACTAATGTTTTCCAAATACATCTGGTGTATCCACATAACTTGacacatttataatatatgacactttcaaaataaagggatgcacatCAGTATAATTTTCAACAGTTATTTTCTGAGTACATTATTAAGCAACAGGTTTGTACAATAACATGTACAACTAAAATGACACTATCACACCGAAGGGATACACATTAGTATTATTTTCAATGATAATTTTCTGAGGACATTATAAAGCAACAGGTTTTGCACAGGGATATGCACACATTACAAGTTAACACTGTGTATTAGTTGCCATAAAGAACAAGCAAACATCTGTGAACATCCAGGTATTTGCTGTGTGCAAAGCATGACAGAGTGGAGATGGACAGAGTTGCCAGTTTTATAGAGCAAGCAACTAAAGTAGTAAAACCGCTTGTTTTACTAGCATTTTAAGAAAACGAACAGTGTTCCCTCTTAACAAAACCCTCAGTATAATTACTACCAGAGATGAGGTTTTTTTCATTATGGTTAACTACATATGTTTTATTCCATGGTTTGAAATCCACTACCTCAACACTGTGTTATAAACTGGTGGATGTGCAGGCCAAATACAAGAGCAATGGATCTAATCAGTGTTGTTGTTCTGACCATTTTCAATCAGGTGTTATCCAAGGTCTAAACACTAGTCATTCCAGTGCTGCATaagttaatgtactgtatgcagcaTTCATCACAGAAAATAAGTTATCTGTActcattgtttattttcaatgtagtgttttaaatttttaaatgtactgttaaATATAGTGTGACCTCACACAACATTTAACACAGCGTTTTAATTCCTCAAATTCAGTGTTATGCATGGTATGACCTCATAAAACAATCAACGAGACAATCTTTTGGCCAAATTGTAACCTCATCTTTGTCTCCCACTCACTAAATGTCAGGAAAATCACTGGTAATTTCCTGGAATTTTGGTGTCACAGAGTGATCTCATTCAAGCATTTATTCTTAGTTGTCcatgtcatatttatttagttaCTTTTCATCTCCTCatcggggaaaaaaaattaatgtcaAGAAACTTCTCACCTTTGCTCTCAAATGtgtaaattacataaagacagTTTATTTAACAATTAAGACCACATTCAATGTGATGGACGGTCACTTGAATTACATCCATCAATGTTTCTCTTGGTATTGCAAAGCCATATATCATCTCTGAGCAATTAAGTGTGTACAATGAAATCTGTTCAGTTAGACTCATATTAGGTAGTCTACAGAAGCTCAGGGGTGTTGCATCAGGAGTGGTTGTCCAAAAATGCTCTGCAGCATCTAACACACTGTTCATAAACCATCTCAAAGTCTTCGTCGCTCccctaaaaaacaaacaaaaaaattaatttttttggggGCAAATATTCATTTAAGCTGTATtaaatttttacacattgtcaAGGACATCATGAAAAGCAGGTTTACTTTtacatacaaaattaaataactgTGGTAACAGTCTGCATActtatataaaacatttatacatacattttaaaaacactcaaACAAGCTATAATGGAGCTTTGAACCACACCAACTTAGTTCATACACCCGTACATCCATGATGGTAACAACCAAACAACCAATGTGCACAGCAAACATCTTAAGCCATCTTGGATTTAccaacatttacacacagcctACAGAACACGATTCCTCAATTTATTGCATGAGGAACATTAACATTGAGTTTCTCCTATTCTCATTCATGCCCattcagcagcagcaacaggtTAACACAGAAGGGAAGATGGcctgcattctctctctccctctgtgttagGAATGGTCCTGAAATTAGCACACTGTCAAGCCTAGTTTCTATAGCTGATATCTGTCAAGGATTCCAAAGGAAGTACTAGtctatagctagctaactgtaaACAGTTTTCTTTGTCTGATATCTAGACCAATGTTTGCCTTCTGCAGTCTGATAACTGTCAGTGGGTCATAAGCTATAGCTTTTTCATTCCAGCTCCTACCATTCTAAGCCCTTTGTTGAATGACACATAAACACTACAGATAAGTGAGCACTACTGTATTtaataagaaagaaaaataccTTCACAGGCATGTGTTGTTGACacaatgtatacacacattccAGCCTCAGAGCACAATTAAAAGTGCTGACATGGAGTGGGTCCAATGTTTTAAGTTCATTTGATGAATATTCTTTAATGACACATTGTATGAAACCATCATTTAGAAGATATAGAATAGGTAATTATATCAACTGAAACACATGGAGCGGCTACCTGTGATATATATTATTGATACATCAgtgatatattaaaataaaatgaatattactCAGGCATAAGTAAAGCTGACCCATTTATCAATGTAGACTACTAGTAATAAAAGCTGCATTCAGTATCTTAAAATATGTTGACTTTTGTGAATATAGTtgacttttttaaatgcaatgacCTGTTTCCTGCATCTGGTCATTTGTGTAACTGAAATTATcttcaaaaaatgaacagacaatTGTCTGTTAAATAGAAATATTCAgattaatgttaataattaatCCCTTGTAGAATTAACTCATGTAGGCATGTGGTCATggatcaataaaataaatgtttttgaggtgtttaaaatggttatttttactgtttctgCAAGCTGTGATATAGGCTATGATGTAGCATTCTACATAGGTCCAATGTTCAACGGTCAG
This window harbors:
- the LOC118792616 gene encoding ALK and LTK ligand 2-like; amino-acid sequence: MSGLRKPAIVGLILLICTAGYCKENTVPTDTREDDSLFEWIMDIVRHAKEHRGKSGNTLQYTSKTQDYSIDPKEVHDYKSYNEDQILEIFPRDLRKKEKFIIHITGPLYFSPKCRKHAYRLYHNTRDCTIPAYYKRCARLLTRLAGSPRCTEG